The uncultured Trichococcus sp. DNA segment AGCCAATGATACCGGGACGCCAGTCTCGGAGGAGGCAACGGTGGGATACTACCCTTGTGATATGACCACTCTAACCCGCTGCTCTTAGCGAGCAGGGAGACAGTGTCAGACGGGCAGTTTGACTGGGGCGGTCGCCTCCAAAAATGTAACGGAGGCGCCCAAAGGTTCCCTCAGAATGGTTGGAAATCATTCGTAGAGTGTAAAGGCAGAAGGGAGCTTGACTGCGAGACCTACAAGTCGAGCAGGGACGAAAGTCGGGCTTAGTGATCCGGTGGTTCCGCATGGAAGGGCCATCGCTCAACGGATAAAAGCTACCCTGGGGATAACAGGCTTATCTCCCCCAAGAGTTCACATCGACGGGGAGGTTTGGCACCTCGATGTCGGCTCATCGCATCCTGGGGCTGTAGTCGGTCCCAAGGGTTGGGCTGTTCGCCCATTAAAGCGGTACGCGAGCTGGGTTCAGAACGTCGTGAGACAGTTCGGTCCCTATCCGTCGCGGGCGTTGGAAATTTGAGAGGAGCTGTCCTTAGTACGAGAGGACCGGGATGGACACACCGCTGGTGTACCAGTTGTTCTGCCAAGAGCATCGCTGGGTAGCTATGTGTGGACGGGATAAACGCTGAAAGCATCTAAGCGTGAAGCCCCCCTCAAGATGAGATTTCCCATCACTTTAAGTGAGTAAGACCCCTGAGAGATGATCAGGTAGATAGGTTGGGAGTGGAAGTACAGCGATGTATGGAGCGGACCAATACTAATCGGTCGAGGACTTAACCAATTTTTAAAAAGAAGAAAACTCAAGCGGTGTTTTCGGGTTCCCTTTAATTTTGTAGATTCAGTTTTGAGAGAACAACGTTCTCCAATTAAAAATGTGCGGTGACGATGGCAAGAAGGTCACACCTGTTCCCATCTCGAACACAGAAGTTAAGCTTCTTAGCGCCGATTGTAGTGAAGGGTTTCCCTTTGTGAGACTAGGACGTTGCCGCGCTTTTTTTTGTTTACAGATTTATTCCGCAATAGCTCAGTTGGTAGTAGCGCATGACTGTTAATCATGATGTCGTAGGTTCGAGTCCTACTTGCGGAGTTTTTATTGAAATCAATAGTGCCGCCTTAGCTCAGCAGGTAGAGCGCCACCATGGTAAGGTGGAGGTCGTCGGTTCGAACCCGACAGGTGGCTTATGTTAAGCAGTGCTTGCTTATGAAAGCAGGCTATTTTTTTCTTCTTTCGGATGATCAAAATGGACTTTTATAAAAAAATAAAAAACTTTATAAAAAGTATTGCAATCTCATTGTTGAGATGGTATTATATAAAAGTTGCTGAACGTGTTCTTGAAAAAATGTTTCAAAAAAACATTGACTCGGCGGGCGTTTGGTGGTAATATATAGTAGTTGTCTCGCGTTAAGTTGATTTATTATTTTAAAATAATTGTTGACAAGAATTAGCGGATGAGATATAATATAAAAGTTGCCACGTGAGAGCGTGCGACACAATTAGACCTTTGAAAACTGAATGAAGAATGAACGAACCAAATGTGCAAGGAGCTTAGACTTCGGTCGAAGCAAACGAAGACGATACTTTGTATCGCAAACATAAAGTCAGCAAAACAACAAGAGCAATCAGCTTTTACATGTAGGATTTCTGTACAAGAGTCCACATTTACATGAGAGTTTGATCCTGGCTCAGGACGAACGCTGGCGGCGTGCCTAATACATGCAAGTCGAACGGTCTTTTCTATGGAAGCTTGCTTCCACTGAGAAGATAGTGGCGGACGGGTGAGTAACACGTGGGTAACCTGCCCATAAGAGGGGGATAACATCCGGAAACGGGTGCTAATACCGCATAGTTTTCTTGATCGCATGATTGAGAAAGGAAAGACGGCCTTTGTGCTGTCGCTTATGGATGGACCCGCGGCGTATTAGTTAGTTGGTGAGGTAATGGCTCACCAAGACGATGATACGTAGCCGACCTGAGAGGGTGATCGGCCACATTGGGACTGAGACACGGCCCAAACTCCTACGGGAGGCAGCAGTAGGGAATCTTCCGCAATGGACGAAAGTCTGACGGAGCAACGCCGCGTGAGTGAAGAAGGTTTTCGGATCGTAAAACTCTGTTGTCAGAGAAGAACAAGTCGGAGAGTAACTGCTCCGGCCTTGACGGTATCTGACCAGAAAGCCACGGCTAACTACGTGCCAGCAGCCGCGGTAATACGTAGGTGGCAAGCGTTGTCCGGATTTATTGGGCGTAAAGCGAGCGCAGGCGGTTCCTTAAGTCTGATGTGAAAGCCCACGGCTCAACCGTGGAAGGTCATTGGAAACTGGGGAACTTGAGTGCAGAAGAGGAGAGTGGAATTCCATGTGTAGCGGTGAAATGCGTAGATATATGGAGGAACACCAGTGGCGAAGGCGACTCTCTGGTCTGTAACTGACGCTGAGGCTCGAAAGCGTGGGGAGCAAACAGGATTAGATACCCTGGTAGTCCACGCCGTAAACGATGAGTGCTAAGTGTTGGAGGGTTTCCACCCTTCAGTGCTGCAGCTAACGCATTAAGCACTCCGCCTGGGGAGTACGGCCGCAAGGCTGAAACTCAAAGGAATTGACGGGGACCCGCACAAGCGGTGGAGCATGTGGTTTAATTCGAAGCAACGCGAAGAACCTTACCAGGTCTTGACATCCTTTGACAATCCTAGAGATAGGACTTTCCCTTCGGGGACAAAGTGACAGGTGGTGCATGGTTGTCGTCAGCTCGTGTCGTGAGATGTTGGGTTAAGTCCCGCAACGAGCGCAACCCCTATTGTTAGTTGCCAGCATTCAGTTGGGCACTCTAATGAGACTGCCGGTGACAAACCGGAGGAAGGTGGGGATGACGTCAAATCATCATGCCCCTTATGACCTGGGCTACACACGTGCTACAATGGATGGTACAACGAGCAGCAAGACCGCGAGGTCAAGCGAATCTCTTAAAGCCATTCTCAGTTCGGATTGCAGGCTGCAACTCGCCTGCATGAAGCCGGAATCGCTAGTAATCGCGGATCAGCACGCCGCGGTGAATACGTTCCCGGGTCTTGTACACACCGCCCGTCACACCACGAGAGTTTGTAACACCCGAAGTCGGTGAGGTAACCTTTTTGGAGCCAGCCGCCTAAGGTGGGACAGATGATTGGGGTGAAGTCGTAACAAGGTAGCCGTATCGGAAGGTGCGGCTGGATCACCTCCTTTCTAAGGAATATAATGGAATCCTTGCTTGGTTCAATCATTCTTTGTTCAGTTTTGAGAGGTCTAAAAAAACCTCTATCAGGAGAACCATTTTGACGAAAGTCATTTGGGCCTATAGCTCAGCTGGTTAGAGCGCACGCCTGATAAGCGTGAGGTCGATGGTTCGAGTCCATTTAGGCCCATTTCCTTAACCGGAATCCTGATCAATTAAATACCCATTGTAACATGGGGGCTTAGCTCAGCTGGGAGAGCGCCTGCCTTGCACGCAGGAGGTCAGCGGTTCGATCCCGCTAGTCTCCATTGCAACCGATTAAGGTTGCGATTGAATTTGTTCTTTGAAAACTGAATACTACAAAAATAAAGTAAGAAACCTAAACATTTTACCGCGTTTTAAGTTGACTTAAATGAGTTTTTAACGAAATAAGTTAGCAAGCCAGCAATGGCGAGCTTAACCATAGGTTAAGTGAATAAGGGCGCACGGTGGATGCCTAGGCACTAGGAGCCGATGAAGGACGGGACTAACACCGATATGCTCCGGGGAGCTGTAAGTAAGCTTTGATCCGGAGATTTCCGAATGGGGCAACCCAATATCTTTGATAGGATATTACGTTACACTGAATACATAGGTGTATCGAGGAACACGCAGGGAACTGAAACATCTCATTACCTGCAGGAAGAGAAAGAAAATTCGATTCCCTTAGTAGCGGCGAGCGAAACGGGAAAAGCCCAAACCAAAGAGCTTGCTCTTTGGGGTTGTAGGACTGGGACATGAGACTGCAATGGATAGCAGAAGCCAACTGGAAAGTTGCGCAAGATAGGGTAATAGCCCCGTATGCGAAATCCAAAACAGCTCTACCAGTATCCTGAGTACGGCGGAACACGAGAAATTCCGTCGGAATCCGGGAGGACCATCTCCCAAGGCTAAATACTCCCTAGTGACCGATAGTGAACCAGTACCGTGAGGGAAAGGTGAAAAGCACCCCGGAAGGGGAGTGAAACAGTACCTGAAACCGTGTGCCTACAAGTAGTCAAAGCCCGTTAATGGGTGATGGCGTACCTTTTGTAGAATGGACCGGCGAGTTACGATTTCATGCGAGGTTAAGTTGAAAAGACGGAGCCGCAGCGAAAGCGAGTCTGAATAGGGCGAATAAGTATGAGGTCGTAGACCCGAAACCAAGTGACCTACCCATGTCCAGGTTGAAGGTGCGGTAATACGCACTGGAGGACCGAACCCACGCACGTTGAAAAGTGCGGGGATGAGGTGTGGGTAGCGGAGAAATTCCAATCGAACTTGGAGATAGCTGGTTCTCTCCGAAATAGCTTTAGGGCTAGCCTCGGATATGCGAATCATGGAGGTAGAGCACTGTTTGGACTAGGGGCCCTTCTCGGGTTACCGAATTCAGATAAACTCCGAATGCCATTGATTTAGATCCGGGAGTCAGACTGCGAGTGATAAGATCCGTAGTCAAAAGGGAAACAGCCCAGACCACCAGCTAAGGTCCCAAAGTATCTGTTAAGTGGAAAAGGATGTGGGGTTGCACAGACAACTAGGATGTTGGCTCAGAAGCAGCCATCATTTAAAGAGTGCGTAATAGCTCACTAGTCGAGTGACCCTGCGCCGAAAATTTACCGGGGCTAAACAGATCACCGAAGCTGTGGATGGAACCTTCGGGTTCCGTGGTAGGAGAGCGTTCTAAGGGCATCGAAGCCAGATCGTGAGGACTGGTGGAGCGCTTAGAAGTGAGAATGCCGGTATGAGTAGCGCAAGACGGGTGAGAATCCCGTCCACCGAATAACTAAGGTTTCCTGGGGAAGGCTCGTCCTCCCAGGGTTAGTCGGGACCTAAGCTGAGGCCGATAGGCGTAGGCGATGGACAACAGGTTGATATTCCTGTACCAGTTGCTTTTGTTTGAGCGATGGAGGGACGCAGGAGGCTAAGGAATGCACACGATCGGAAATGTGTGTCCAAGCAGCAAGTCTGAGAACGAGTGAAATGCTTTTTCTCTCAAGGACAAGCTGTGATGGGGAGCGAAATTTAGTAGCGAAGTTCCTGATGTCACACTGCCAAGAAAAGCTTCTAGTGAGAAAGTAACTGCCCGTACCGCAAACCGACACAGGTAGTTGAGGAGAGAATCCTAAGGTGTGCGAGAGAACTCTCGTTAAGGAACTCGGCAAAATGACCCCGTAACTTCGGGAGAAGGGGTGCTGACCGCAAGGTCAGCCGCAGTGAATAGGCCCAAGCGACTGTTTATCAAAAACACAGGTCTCTGCAAAATCGAAAGATGACGTATAGGGGCTGACGCCTGCCCGGTGCTGGAAGGTTAAGAGGAGAGGTTAGCGCAAGCGAAGCTTTGAATTGAAGCCCCAGTAAACGGCGGCCGTAACTATAACGGTCCTAAGGTAGCGAAATTCCTTGTCGGGTAAGTTCCGACCCGCACGAAAGGCGTAACGATTTGGGCACTGTCTCAACGAGAGACTCGGTGAAATTATAGTACCAGTGAAGATGCTGGTTACCCGCGACAGGACGGAAAGACCCCATGGAGCTTTACTGCAGTTTGATATTGCGTGTTTGTATCACATGTACAGGATAGGTAGGAGCCAATGATACCGGGACGCCAGTCTCGGAGGAGGCAACGGTGGGATACTACCCTTGTGATATGACCACTCTAACCCGCTGCTCTTAGCGAGCAGGGAGACAGTGTCAGACGGGCAGTTTGACTGGGGCGGTCGCCTCCAAAAATGTAACGGAGGCGCCCAAAGGTTCCCTCAGAATGGTTGGAAATCATTCGTAGAGTGTAAAGGCAGAAGGGAGCTTGACTGCGAGACCTACAAGTCGAGCAGGGACGAAAGTCGGGCTTAGTGATCCGGTGGTTCCGCATGGAAGGGCCATCGCTCAACGGATAAAAGCTACCCTGGGGATAACAGGCTTATCTCCCCCAAGAGTTCACATCGACGGGGAGGTTTGGCACCTCGATGTCGGCTCATCGCATCCTGGGGCTGTAGTCGGTCCCAAGGGTTGGGCTGTTCGCCCATTAAAGCGGTACGCGAGCTGGGTTCAGAACGTCGTGAGACAGTTCGGTCCCTATCCGTCGCGGGCGTTGGAAATTTGAGAGGAGCTGTCCTTAGTACGAGAGGACCGGGATGGACACACCGCTGGTGTACCAGTTGTTCTGCCAAGAGCATCGCTGGGTAGCTATGTGTGGACGGGATAAACGCTGAAAGCATCTAAGCGTGAAGCCCCCCTCAAGATGAGATTTCCCATCACTTTAAGTGAGTAAGACCCCTGAGAGATGATCAGGTAGATAGGTTGGGAGTGGAAGTACAGCGATGTATGGAGCGGACCAATACTAATCGGTCGAGGACTTAACCAATTTTTAAAAAGAAGAAAACTCAAGCGGTGTTTTCGGATTCCCTTTATTTTGTAGATTCAGTTTTGAGAGAACAACGTTCTCTTGAAAAATGTGCGGTGACGATGGCAAGAAGGTCACACCTGTTCCCATCTCGAACACAGAAGTTAAGCTTCTTAGCGCCGATTGTAGTGAAGGGTTTCCCTTTGTGAGACTAGGACGTTGCCGCGCTTTTTTTTTTTGAAATAAAACTTATATAACAGAATCACCATGTGCGGTGATGATGGCAAGAAGGTCACACCTGTTCCCATCTCGAACACAGAAGTTAAGCTTCTTAGCGCCGATTGTAGTGAAGGGTTTCCCTTTGTGAGACTAGGACATTGCCGCGCATGTTTTTATATAAATAATCAGAAGGCTGTTGACTTTAATGTCGATAGCCTTTTTTGTTGCTTTTGGCTCTAGGCTTAGCTGGTTTGAGTCGATTTATTATATAAAATCGCGGAACCGTGCTAAACTATGTTTAAGGATAGTTGTCAGAAGGTGAGGGAAATAAAGCATGGAAGATTTTGTTAAGACGAAAAATGGCTTCGTTTTGAATGATGAAAACGAATGTATGATAGCTGAAATTACATACGCACCTTACGGTGAAGATAAAGTCATAGCCAACCATACTTATGTGGACTCATCATTGAGAGGACAAGGCGTCGCTGAGATGTTACTGGATCGCCTTGTCGAAGACATGCGGGCTGAAGGCAAAAAAATTGTTCCGCGTTGCTCCTATGTCGTGGCGATGTTCGATCGCAAACGCGAAAAATATGCCGACATCAAGGCAGAAATTTAAAATTGTTCTCTCTTATTTTAATATAGATGAGAGTAGTGGGTCGGAATTAGGGGAAGTAGTTCCGGCCCGCTATTTTTTGTGTTTGGTGGAATGGTTCAACGGTGATCGGTTTTACCTATTGACAAGATTAAGAAATGATGATAATTTAATTATATTAATGTAAGTCTTATCTGAAGATAGAATGGGCAATGATGAGAAGAGTAACTTTGGGAAGTACGTAAAGAGAGCTCCTGTTTTGGTGAAAGGGAGCGTATCGGAACAAAGTGAAGATGGTCTTGGAGCCTTTAATCGGGTGAATAATCAGCTCGATTACGTAAGCAGGCGATATTCTGCAGAGTATATAAAGGATGTGCGATCATGCAATCACTTTACGTACTTTTTGAGGTAAGGATTGTGAAGTCCTTATAAAAATGGGTGGTAACGCGAAGCTTTCGTCCCATAGTCGCAAGACTGTGGTGAGGGGAGCTTTTTTGTGCATAAGAGAGCTGTTGAATGAACCGGTTAATTAAAAAGGAGTGGAAAACATGCCGATCAAAGTATCGAAGGATTTGCCCGCCATCAAAGAGTTGGCCAAAGAGAATATTTTCGTCATGGATGAGCTGAGGGCCGTCACGCAGGATATCCGTCCGTTAAAAATCATCATTGTGAATCTTATGCCTACTAAACAAGCTACGGAAACGCAGTTCATCCGTTTGCTTTCGAACACATCCTTGCAAGTGGAAGTGACCTTGCTGCGGATGGAAAGCTATGATTCCAAGCATGTATCGGAACAATATTTGGACTATTTCTACAAGACCTTTTCGGATATCAAGGATCAATACTTTGATGGGATGATCATTACGGGTGCCCCAGTCGAAAACCTCGCTTTTGAAGAGGTGGAATATTGGCCGGAATTGGTGTCCATCATGGAGTGGTCCGCCAGCCATGTTTTCTCGACGATGCATATTTGTTGGGGGGCCCAAGCTGGTCTCTATCACCACTACAATATCGAAAAGTATCCTCTGAAGGAAAAACTGTTCGGCGTGTTCAAACACACGATTACCGAAAGCAGAACGATGCTGCTTCGTGGCTTTGATGATGAGTTTTATATGCCGCATTCCCGCCACACGGATGTGCTTATACAGGATATAGAGGCCTGCAGCGAGCTTGAAATCCTGGCGACATCCGAAGAGGCGGGGGTCAGCATTGTCCGCAGCAGGGACAACCGTTTCGTTTTTGTGACGGGTCATGCCGAGTACGATTTCGATACCCTCGATAAGGAATACAAGCGTGACGTCGCTTTGGATCGGCCTATCAATATCCCGACCAACTATTACCCTGATGACGATCCGAGCAAGCGTCCGGTGGTGCGTTGGCGCGGCCATGCCAATATCCTCTTCGTGAATTGGCTGAATTACTTCGTTTACCAGGAAACACCCTTCGATCTGCAGCGTATCCATGAACTAAGGAATAAGGCAGCGAAAGATTAAGAAAGCTTGATGGAAATTATCGTCGTTGAGCGGTCCCCAATCAATCCCAAGTATCTCTAAAGGTATGCAAAGAGGGCAATTTCATAAAATTGAAATTGCCCTCTTTACAAATCGACAAAATTTATTTATAATTTATTCTGTTGTGGGTCACTTATTGAGTGGACTTACAGACAGGCCGGCTTAGCTCAGTTGGTAGAGCATCGCACTCGTAACGCGGAGGTCACAGGTTCAAATCCTGCAGCCGGCATAATAGAATGAACGCAGATATATCAAGGTTTCTAAGATCCCTGATGTATCTGTTTTTTTGTCCATTTTTATCTGAAAAGAATCCCGTACTTATTGAAAAAGAAATTGCTTCCACAATGCGTATCTATTGAGTGAACGGCATTCATGAAGGAGGCAACAAATTTGGAAAAAAACGAGCAGCATCACTTACTGGTTAACATGGACAAGAAAAAAATCATGGAACCGGCCCGATTGACTTGGGCAGGTGACAGCACGATTACAGGAATGGCCGAAACGCATCCGCAGTTGGGCAATCCGTTTCAGTATGTGGTGTTCCAATTGTTGATGGACGAATGGAAAGGCGACAGGATCACTTTGGTTGTCGATTCCAAAGAAGTGAGAGACTACTTGCTGAAGGAAGAGAAATATGCGTTCTACGCGGGATACAAGAAAAAATTGTTGCGCCGGAACCGGAAAGAAGCGGGAATAGACATTGTTTCGATTGATCCATCCGAAGTTGTCCGCTGGAAAAAACAGTGGGGAGAGTTCTTAAACCAATATGTGCTGATCAATTATGATTCGCACTTGTTCATGACTATCGACCGCCGTTTGTTTAAGCGCACGAAAAATTTGATGCCTTATTTTGTTCTGGCGCAAGCGGAAGAACAAGCCGAGAGTAAGGGCAGTTGGGCCGGGAACAGGATCGGGATTGAGCCGATCGATACGGATACGTTAGAAAGTGATGTCTATTTCGAAATGTTCCGGATGATAGGGGACAAATCTGCTTGCCAACTGGGAGTCGAAGATTTTCATCGGCGCCATGGCGGGCTGGGTTAGAACTTACAAAGAGAACGCAAAGCCACTATAATGAGGTGGCTTTTTGATGAACAAAAATGAACAGCTCCCATCTCTGCACAGATGCATAGGCGGGAGCTATTCATTTTTTTAGTTCTTCCTTTTGGAGAAGATGGTTATTAGCGATAGTGTCAAAACAAGCAGTGAATTGAAAACCATGTCCACTTGGAGCATTTTTCTGATAGGGGCAGCTGAATAGTCAGGTAGTGTTTGTTTTTAGATTTTTTCAGGAGACGCTGCTGCGCCGATAGGCCACGGATCGCGTCACGCGCATCACGTTTTCTTCACCCGGGAAATGGACTGGGTTGATTGGGCTCCGGCTGTACATTTCGAGTTTGATAGTCCCATCATAACATTCGGCGGAAGCGCTTGAAATCTTTTTTGTGCTTTTCCGAAATCTGATCTCTCATTCGGTTCTTCAACTTTTTAAACAGATGAAGCATATGGTATGATGAAAGAAACAAAACAAGC contains these protein-coding regions:
- a CDS encoding GNAT family N-acetyltransferase — translated: MEDFVKTKNGFVLNDENECMIAEITYAPYGEDKVIANHTYVDSSLRGQGVAEMLLDRLVEDMRAEGKKIVPRCSYVVAMFDRKREKYADIKAEI
- the metA gene encoding homoserine O-succinyltransferase — translated: MPIKVSKDLPAIKELAKENIFVMDELRAVTQDIRPLKIIIVNLMPTKQATETQFIRLLSNTSLQVEVTLLRMESYDSKHVSEQYLDYFYKTFSDIKDQYFDGMIITGAPVENLAFEEVEYWPELVSIMEWSASHVFSTMHICWGAQAGLYHHYNIEKYPLKEKLFGVFKHTITESRTMLLRGFDDEFYMPHSRHTDVLIQDIEACSELEILATSEEAGVSIVRSRDNRFVFVTGHAEYDFDTLDKEYKRDVALDRPINIPTNYYPDDDPSKRPVVRWRGHANILFVNWLNYFVYQETPFDLQRIHELRNKAAKD